Proteins from one Cryptomeria japonica chromosome 4, Sugi_1.0, whole genome shotgun sequence genomic window:
- the LOC131037056 gene encoding uncharacterized protein LOC131037056 translates to MYPQGGFRNPYSIHGIGDRSQTGRQPSRTSIPISQPEPQPRPQSQQQQVPKPEAKKEEPPKPTQPARQFSKPEPQVPKQYQQKDSTTEPKRESPIPPPATATVKQPPPPPPATDAVKQPPPPPPQAVNLSLSESKKAEELSIVPVDQGKAIVKGSNPEPEKSLQQGIKEDITSLTCRLAELHAQHKLLNADQKQKGQAEMGVGVITLAGENRGATMDLGPDSRRIDSFGFQGQGQKVGQDEKNEEKQDAKSKGNRHSSKASPVHAFVNSNVQAANNSILYNSTCPHRDPGVRLSLSNNPAHAKEIKSKESHPKATKNPAA, encoded by the coding sequence ATGTATCCCCAAGGAGGTTTCAGGAATCCCTACTCAATACATGGGATTGGAGATAGAAGCCAGACTGGTAGGCAACCATCTCGGACTAGTATTCCCATATCTCAGCCTGAGCCTCAACCTCGACCTCAAAGTCAGCAGCAACAAGTTCCCAAGCCTGAGGCCaagaaggaagaacctccaaaACCCACCCAGCCTGCTAGACAATTCTCAAAACCTGAACCCCAAGTGCCCAAGCAATATCAGCAAAAGGATTCTACTACAGAGCCTAAAAGAGAGTCACCCATACCTCCTCCTGCTACAGCCACTGTCAAAcagccccctcctcctcctcctgctaCAGATGCTGTCAAACAGCCCCCTCCCCCTCCTCCTCAGGCAGTGAACTTGTCTCTCTCAGAGAGCAAAAAAGCTGAGGAGTTGAGCATAGTTCCTGTAGATCAAGGTAAGGCCATTGTGAAGGGATCAAACCCCGAACCAGAAAAATCTCTTCAACAAGGCATAAAGGAAGACATAACCAGTCTAACTTGCAGGCTGGCAGAGCTCCATGCACAGCATAAGCTCCTCAATGCAGACCAGAAGCAGAAAGGGCAAGCTGAGATGGGTGTTGGTGTGATCACTCTGGCAGGAGAAAACAGGGGAGCCACCATGGATTTAGGTCCTGATTCCAGAAGAATTGATAGCTTTGGCTTTCAAGGGCAAGGACAAAAGGTGGGTCAGGATGAAAAGAATGAGGAGAAGCAGGATGCAAAAAGCAAAGGAAATCGTCACTCTTCCAAGGCAAGCCCTGTGCATGCTTTTGTTAATAGCAATGTGCAGGCTGCTAACAATTCCATTCTGTATAACAGCACTTGTCCTCACAGAGACCCTGGTGTTCgtttgtctctttccaacaatcctGCCCATGCCAAAGAAATTAAATCAAAGGAATCTCATCCAAAAGCTACCAAGAATCCTGCTGCATGA